Proteins encoded within one genomic window of Sulfurovum sp. XGS-02:
- the speA gene encoding biosynthetic arginine decarboxylase, protein MKNFGLDMWGDENFIIQGDTININHASKPSLISITQEIREKGYKGPLLLRFPHLLEKQISTLFNTFEKAKQEFKYKGNFQAVFPLKVNQFPNFVHALMDVSQNYNYGLEAGSKAELIIAMTKTPLGAPITVNGFKDKEMISLCFIAAKMGHNITVTIEGLTELETIIQVNKEFNADAETPIAPKIGVRIRLHSSGIGIWAKSGGYGSKFGLTSTELLEVYSMLEEHALLDYLWMIHFHIGSQMGDIAPLKKALREAGNIYADLKNRGADALGAINIGGGLAVEYSQHEDKQERNYSLREFANDVVFLMQDISKRKGVEEPDIFTESGRYIAASHSVLVAPVLELFSQEYTEKGLRLKEVNPPLVQELYDLYNSLSRERAREYLHDALDHMESLLTLFDLGYIDLEDRSNTEILVNLIIKKSIALLKDEDSDELKKLQDRIQEKYLVNFSAFQSLPDFWGLAQHFPIMPLDRLDTKPTNPASIWDITCDSDGEIGFNREFPLYLHDIDVDTEEYFLAFFLTGAYQEVLGMKHNLFTHPTEVVINFDEEGKYTVDNLIEAQNIMDILDDLDYDTYQMDKKLKYHIEESVHLNSEEKRELLGKLYLYLSENSYLKTIQAIDEER, encoded by the coding sequence ATGAAAAATTTTGGTTTAGATATGTGGGGGGATGAAAACTTTATCATTCAGGGTGATACTATCAATATCAATCATGCGTCTAAGCCATCACTAATCTCTATTACCCAGGAGATCCGTGAAAAAGGCTATAAAGGACCCCTTCTTCTTCGTTTCCCCCATCTCCTTGAGAAGCAGATATCTACACTCTTTAACACGTTTGAAAAAGCCAAACAGGAGTTTAAATACAAAGGAAATTTTCAAGCTGTTTTTCCTCTCAAGGTCAATCAGTTCCCAAATTTTGTGCATGCCCTTATGGATGTTTCCCAAAATTACAACTACGGCCTCGAAGCGGGAAGTAAAGCAGAACTGATCATTGCCATGACGAAAACACCTCTTGGTGCACCGATCACAGTAAACGGCTTTAAAGACAAAGAGATGATATCACTCTGTTTCATCGCAGCCAAAATGGGACATAATATCACGGTAACCATAGAGGGTTTGACGGAGTTGGAGACGATCATCCAGGTTAACAAAGAGTTTAATGCGGATGCAGAAACACCTATCGCACCTAAGATAGGTGTACGTATACGTCTTCACAGTTCAGGCATAGGCATATGGGCAAAAAGCGGGGGATACGGTTCTAAATTCGGTCTTACCTCTACTGAACTTCTTGAAGTCTACTCCATGCTGGAAGAACATGCGCTTCTAGACTACCTTTGGATGATCCACTTTCATATAGGTTCTCAGATGGGTGACATCGCTCCGCTGAAAAAAGCATTGAGAGAAGCCGGTAACATTTATGCAGACCTCAAAAACCGTGGGGCTGATGCACTGGGGGCGATCAACATTGGTGGAGGCCTTGCGGTTGAATACAGTCAACATGAAGATAAACAGGAGAGAAACTACTCTCTACGTGAATTTGCCAATGACGTGGTTTTCTTGATGCAGGATATCTCTAAAAGAAAAGGTGTGGAAGAGCCGGATATCTTTACCGAATCAGGACGCTATATCGCTGCTTCACATTCGGTGCTTGTTGCCCCTGTACTTGAACTCTTCTCCCAAGAGTATACAGAGAAAGGATTGCGTCTTAAAGAGGTCAATCCTCCGCTTGTTCAAGAGCTGTATGACCTGTACAACTCTTTAAGCCGTGAACGTGCCAGAGAATACCTGCATGATGCACTCGATCATATGGAGAGCCTGCTCACGCTTTTTGATCTAGGGTACATTGACCTTGAAGACCGTTCAAATACAGAGATCCTTGTAAACCTTATCATCAAAAAATCGATCGCTTTACTCAAAGATGAAGACAGTGATGAACTCAAAAAACTACAAGACCGTATACAGGAAAAGTATCTTGTCAACTTCTCGGCTTTCCAGTCACTGCCTGACTTCTGGGGTTTGGCACAGCACTTCCCTATCATGCCTTTGGACCGCTTAGATACCAAACCAACCAACCCGGCAAGCATTTGGGATATCACTTGTGACAGTGATGGGGAGATAGGTTTTAATCGTGAATTCCCGCTCTACCTCCATGACATAGATGTGGATACGGAAGAGTACTTTCTAGCCTTTTTCCTGACAGGGGCCTACCAGGAAGTCTTAGGCATGAAACACAACCTCTTTACCCACCCTACTGAAGTAGTGATCAATTTTGATGAAGAGGGAAAATATACAGTAGATAATTTGATCGAGGCACAGAACATTATGGATATTTTAGATGATTTGGATTATGACACCTATCAGATGGATAAAAAACTCAAATATCATATAGAAGAATCTGTACATCTCAACAGTGAAGAAAAACGTGAACTTTTAGGAAAACTTTACCTTTATTTAAGTGAAAATAGCTATCTTAAGACCATACAAGCCATTGACGAGGAGCGTTAA
- a CDS encoding ABC transporter permease, with translation MMKQFLTYEADQDHFTLISKGEWMLATVLQIEKELLQIPYDKKIVWDVSGISDFDSAGVLLFIEYYERFQQKTDVEIVGYTQSQKDMYTLLHRNIPEIEPPRKKGMLEKLGRRSYEILDEVKSFITFLGHLFYAMFHTFVKPKDIRFKETIYHVHQSGFNALIIIALTSFLVGMVISYQGSVQLAKFGADIFIVDTVAISITRELGPMITAIVIAGRSGSAYTAEIGAMKITEEIAAMRTMGFDPYTFLVLPRIFALMVALPLLIFFADLIGILGGMVAASMQLDISMGLFTQRLYEVLEVKHYLLGMMKGPVFAFLIAAVGCFRGFQVSYNTESVGLHTTASVVNSIFLVIAFDALFSVIFTELGL, from the coding sequence ATGATGAAACAGTTCTTAACCTATGAAGCAGACCAGGACCACTTTACGCTTATCTCTAAGGGAGAATGGATGCTTGCTACGGTACTTCAAATAGAAAAGGAACTGCTCCAAATTCCTTATGATAAAAAGATCGTTTGGGATGTTTCTGGTATCAGTGATTTTGACAGTGCAGGCGTACTGCTTTTTATAGAATATTATGAACGATTTCAACAAAAGACGGATGTGGAGATCGTAGGGTATACCCAGAGCCAAAAAGACATGTATACACTGCTTCATAGAAACATCCCGGAGATCGAACCTCCCAGAAAAAAAGGTATGCTGGAAAAGCTGGGTAGAAGAAGCTATGAAATATTGGATGAAGTGAAGAGTTTCATTACCTTTTTGGGTCATCTTTTTTATGCGATGTTCCATACCTTTGTCAAACCTAAAGATATACGTTTTAAAGAGACCATATACCATGTTCACCAGTCAGGCTTCAATGCCCTGATCATCATCGCCTTAACATCATTTTTAGTGGGAATGGTCATCTCCTATCAGGGGTCTGTTCAGTTGGCCAAGTTCGGCGCAGATATTTTTATCGTAGATACCGTTGCAATATCCATTACCAGGGAGCTGGGACCTATGATCACAGCTATTGTGATCGCAGGGCGCAGCGGATCTGCCTATACGGCTGAAATAGGGGCTATGAAAATTACAGAGGAGATAGCTGCCATGCGTACGATGGGGTTTGATCCTTATACTTTCTTGGTACTTCCGCGTATCTTCGCTTTAATGGTAGCACTGCCGTTGTTGATCTTCTTTGCCGATCTCATAGGTATCTTGGGAGGTATGGTAGCTGCAAGTATGCAGCTGGATATTTCAATGGGACTCTTTACCCAAAGGCTTTATGAAGTGTTGGAAGTAAAACACTATCTACTTGGTATGATGAAAGGACCGGTCTTTGCATTTCTCATTGCTGCGGTAGGATGTTTTAGGGGATTTCAGGTCTCTTATAACACAGAGAGTGTAGGGTTGCATACGACAGCATCTGTGGTGAACTCGATCTTCTTAGTGATCGCATTTGATGCACTCTTCTCTGTGATCTTTACGGAGCTTGGGCTATGA
- a CDS encoding ABC transporter ATP-binding protein — translation MNTVIQVNDVITRFAERTVHDGVSLHIDENEIYAILGESGSGKSVLMKEMIMLLEPSAGEISVLGTSLNRIGFKEAQALRSDWGVLFQFGALYSSLTIAENIEVQLKEYTDISKGMRDKLVRSKLALVGLEPHVGNLYPSELSGGMVKRAALARALAMEPKLLFLDEPTSGLDPIGARNFDALIVELRDLLGITVVMITHDLESIFSIVDRMAVLADKKVVAQGSLENVLQSQHPFVEEFFKNEYTKERFKDKVKDV, via the coding sequence ATGAACACAGTCATTCAGGTCAATGATGTCATCACACGGTTTGCTGAAAGAACGGTTCATGACGGGGTGAGCCTACATATTGATGAAAATGAGATCTATGCGATCTTGGGCGAAAGTGGCTCAGGAAAATCCGTACTGATGAAAGAGATGATCATGCTACTCGAACCCAGTGCAGGTGAAATAAGTGTTCTGGGCACATCCCTTAACCGTATAGGTTTCAAAGAGGCGCAGGCATTACGCAGTGACTGGGGTGTGCTTTTCCAGTTTGGCGCACTCTACTCCTCGTTGACCATTGCAGAAAATATAGAGGTACAGCTTAAGGAGTATACAGATATCTCAAAAGGGATGAGAGATAAACTGGTACGATCCAAGTTGGCACTGGTAGGATTGGAACCGCATGTAGGTAACCTCTATCCTTCCGAGCTCAGTGGAGGGATGGTGAAGCGTGCTGCCCTTGCAAGGGCACTGGCGATGGAACCCAAGCTCCTTTTCTTAGATGAACCGACATCGGGACTCGATCCCATAGGGGCACGAAATTTTGATGCACTGATCGTGGAGCTGCGTGATCTGCTGGGTATCACTGTCGTGATGATCACACATGATCTTGAGAGCATATTCAGTATTGTAGACAGGATGGCAGTTCTGGCAGATAAAAAGGTCGTTGCACAGGGGTCACTGGAAAATGTGTTACAATCACAACATCCCTTTGTAGAAGAGTTCTTTAAGAATGAGTACACCAAAGAGAGATTTAAAGATAAGGTTAAAGATGTATAG
- a CDS encoding MlaD family protein, which translates to MYSRVNYTIVGVFVLLFGAGMVWFAFWLAKYDLQEEFDIYKLEMRESVAGLSIDSNVKLRGVDIGSVSAIQINPQDIETVEIFVKIKKGIPIKEDMVARTAMFGVTGLLSIEIEGGTNAAKTLQPTKDHIPLIKTKTSFLTQLAGDIGGASVKIEALLEQSHKLLSDDNIETLGNILDNIEQMTAKGEELEDKLILSLEEFRTALASMNRDFKLIQQDFADIKQVSVPTIDKLMETSKNFNRVTLKVENTIERGDYNLKQIFEPMLIEIRILTNQLNTMSRQLEQNPSDLLFKSRTLRKGPGE; encoded by the coding sequence ATGTATAGCAGAGTCAATTATACCATTGTAGGTGTCTTCGTACTGCTCTTTGGCGCAGGTATGGTATGGTTTGCTTTTTGGCTTGCCAAATATGATCTGCAAGAAGAGTTTGATATCTATAAACTTGAAATGCGTGAATCTGTTGCAGGCCTTTCCATAGATTCCAATGTCAAATTACGCGGTGTGGATATCGGGAGTGTTAGTGCTATACAAATTAATCCTCAAGATATAGAAACAGTTGAGATATTCGTCAAGATCAAAAAAGGGATACCTATCAAAGAAGACATGGTAGCACGTACCGCAATGTTTGGTGTGACGGGACTTTTGTCCATAGAGATCGAGGGTGGTACGAACGCAGCTAAAACCTTACAACCTACCAAAGACCATATTCCTCTGATCAAGACAAAAACTTCCTTTCTTACGCAGTTAGCAGGTGACATCGGCGGAGCGAGTGTAAAGATCGAAGCGCTTTTAGAACAGAGTCACAAACTACTTTCGGATGATAACATTGAAACCTTGGGAAATATTCTTGACAATATAGAACAAATGACAGCCAAAGGGGAAGAGCTGGAAGATAAGCTTATACTCTCTCTTGAAGAGTTCAGGACTGCTCTGGCAAGTATGAATAGGGATTTCAAATTGATTCAACAAGATTTTGCAGACATTAAGCAAGTCTCTGTACCTACCATCGATAAATTGATGGAAACGAGTAAGAATTTCAACCGTGTGACACTCAAAGTCGAAAATACCATAGAGAGAGGGGATTACAATCTCAAACAGATCTTTGAACCTATGCTCATAGAGATACGCATACTGACCAATCAGCTTAATACCATGTCAAGACAACTCGAACAAAATCCTAGTGATCTACTTTTTAAATCCAGAACATTAAGAAAGGGGCCGGGGGAATGA
- a CDS encoding ABC-type transport auxiliary lipoprotein family protein — protein sequence MRRSISTHIVTMMIAAGCIGCSKAPVINVYSLNVPQVQTESRGAYKEKSIKVTFPQSIKEPLSEKMHFSYTINDRGTYQNSQWSNNMSRILQGTFIEVLDNSKRFKVVLSDMSTLEENYRLESNIFDFEHQVRGKDSYAAVSIQFTLIDADRGRLVKSKRFSYREPTPTTDAKGYAVATNNVIAKLSQDLLKWLK from the coding sequence ATGAGAAGAAGTATATCTACCCATATCGTAACGATGATGATAGCTGCAGGATGCATAGGATGCAGCAAGGCACCTGTCATTAATGTCTATAGCCTCAATGTGCCTCAGGTTCAAACAGAGAGTAGAGGTGCCTATAAAGAGAAAAGTATCAAAGTTACGTTCCCGCAAAGTATCAAAGAACCGCTGTCTGAAAAAATGCACTTTTCCTATACGATCAACGATAGAGGAACCTACCAAAATTCCCAATGGTCCAACAACATGAGCAGGATTCTACAAGGTACATTTATAGAAGTGCTGGATAACAGCAAACGCTTTAAAGTGGTACTCTCAGATATGTCGACCCTTGAAGAGAACTATAGACTGGAAAGTAATATTTTTGATTTTGAACACCAGGTACGCGGTAAAGACTCCTACGCAGCGGTCTCCATACAGTTTACCCTTATCGATGCAGATAGGGGCAGACTGGTAAAAAGTAAAAGGTTTTCTTACCGAGAACCTACACCCACCACAGATGCCAAGGGCTATGCGGTTGCAACCAATAACGTGATCGCCAAACTCAGTCAAGATCTCTTAAAGTGGCTTAAATAA
- a CDS encoding porin family protein: MKKTLVAAALSAHLTTQLFAGGDIAPVEVHEPVLEEAAHAHHEESKFYLVVAGMTLLGDEIHHGEALLDGDDEYGYGFGIDIGYRLGNGFAIEYDYTYGKNTVYEITAHETVEATSTYYTSAIDIVYTYEATHNLGIFGKVGYEFEWEKITELDIDEREDDFVFGAGVEYALNKEYKLLVEYEHSLIEGPHGDAILAGVMLNF, translated from the coding sequence ATGAAAAAAACATTAGTGGCAGCTGCACTTTCAGCACACTTGACAACACAGCTTTTTGCCGGAGGAGATATAGCTCCTGTTGAGGTACATGAGCCGGTTTTAGAAGAAGCAGCGCATGCACACCATGAAGAGTCAAAGTTCTATTTGGTAGTTGCCGGTATGACGCTACTGGGTGATGAGATCCACCATGGTGAGGCACTTCTTGATGGTGATGATGAGTATGGCTACGGTTTTGGTATCGATATAGGGTACAGACTGGGGAATGGGTTTGCAATTGAGTATGACTATACGTATGGGAAGAATACTGTGTATGAGATTACAGCACATGAAACAGTAGAAGCTACATCAACATACTACACATCAGCAATTGACATTGTTTACACATATGAAGCAACACATAATCTGGGTATCTTCGGTAAAGTAGGATATGAGTTTGAGTGGGAAAAGATCACTGAACTTGATATCGATGAGAGAGAAGATGATTTTGTATTTGGTGCAGGTGTTGAATATGCGCTCAATAAAGAGTATAAACTGCTGGTTGAGTATGAACATTCACTGATAGAAGGACCACATGGTGATGCTATCCTTGCAGGTGTAATGTTGAACTTTTAA
- the hisS gene encoding histidine--tRNA ligase: MINPLRGMKDLTFEESERFEHIINTASSIAKRYGYGYIETPILEETALFKRSVGESSDIVGKEMYQFIDKGENDVCMRPEGTAGVVRAFISAKLDRQPVKQKFYYYGPMFRYEKPQKGRLREFHQFGCESFGEASVYEDFTIITMIAQIFDALGIGYELQINSLGCKICMPKYKETLVSSFTEIKEELCEDCNRRIGTNPIRVLDCKNDTCQTLLVESPKLKDYLCEECDPDFKKLKELLDEEGIKYTVNDNLVRGLDYYSKTAFEFVSSEIGAQSAIAGGGRYDRLVEFLDGKPTPAVGFALGIERIMELVKMPAKEAEGYYMGAMTPDAIPSLLKLATKKRLTDKVTVEYSSKGFKSHMKGVDRSNAKYAILIGEDELKNGTVWIKDLESKEERVIAINEL; the protein is encoded by the coding sequence ATGATCAACCCGCTACGTGGAATGAAAGACCTCACTTTTGAAGAGAGCGAACGTTTTGAACATATCATCAACACTGCTTCAAGTATCGCAAAGCGTTACGGCTATGGATATATCGAAACGCCTATTCTTGAAGAGACAGCACTCTTTAAACGCTCTGTAGGAGAAAGCTCTGATATCGTAGGCAAAGAGATGTACCAGTTCATCGATAAAGGTGAAAATGATGTATGTATGCGTCCTGAGGGAACAGCAGGTGTGGTTCGTGCCTTTATCTCTGCTAAGCTTGACCGACAACCTGTCAAACAGAAGTTCTACTATTATGGGCCGATGTTTCGTTATGAGAAACCGCAAAAAGGAAGACTCAGAGAGTTTCACCAGTTTGGATGTGAGAGCTTTGGTGAAGCATCTGTCTATGAGGATTTTACTATCATCACCATGATCGCTCAGATCTTCGATGCACTGGGTATCGGTTATGAACTACAGATCAATTCACTTGGTTGTAAAATATGTATGCCAAAGTATAAAGAGACACTGGTTAGCTCGTTCACTGAAATTAAAGAGGAACTTTGTGAAGATTGTAACCGAAGAATAGGAACAAATCCTATCCGTGTACTTGACTGTAAAAATGATACATGTCAGACATTGCTTGTAGAGTCTCCTAAACTTAAAGACTATCTTTGTGAAGAGTGTGACCCGGACTTTAAAAAGCTTAAAGAGCTGCTGGATGAAGAAGGTATTAAATACACAGTAAATGACAATCTTGTAAGAGGTTTGGACTACTACTCAAAAACAGCATTTGAATTTGTAAGCAGTGAGATCGGTGCACAAAGTGCTATCGCAGGTGGTGGACGTTATGACAGACTTGTTGAATTCCTGGATGGGAAACCGACTCCTGCAGTAGGATTTGCTCTAGGTATAGAGCGTATTATGGAACTTGTGAAGATGCCTGCAAAAGAGGCTGAGGGTTACTATATGGGTGCGATGACTCCAGATGCGATCCCATCACTACTCAAACTTGCAACAAAAAAACGTCTTACGGATAAAGTAACAGTTGAATACAGCTCCAAAGGCTTCAAAAGTCATATGAAAGGTGTAGACAGATCCAATGCCAAATATGCCATTCTTATCGGTGAAGATGAACTGAAAAATGGAACCGTATGGATAAAAGATCTTGAAAGTAAAGAAGAGAGGGTCATTGCTATCAATGAACTCTAA
- the tmk gene encoding dTMP kinase, which produces MYVLFEGIDTCGKSTQIELISQKHPEIIVTHEPGGTAFGKKAREILLSDSLASKRAELLLFLADRAEHYQEVISPNQHKVIISDRGFLSGIGYALANGDFDFDELVSLNRFALEGHFPDKVILFLTDMKTLEERTSAKSLDGIELRGLEYLLEVQEHMKQSILKLGIPHLFVDATEEIETIHTQITDYLRNTL; this is translated from the coding sequence ATGTATGTACTTTTTGAAGGCATAGACACGTGCGGGAAGAGTACGCAGATCGAACTGATCTCACAGAAACACCCTGAGATCATCGTCACGCATGAACCCGGCGGTACGGCATTCGGTAAAAAGGCTAGAGAGATACTCCTTTCTGATTCATTGGCTTCCAAACGTGCGGAGCTTTTGCTTTTCTTAGCAGACAGGGCGGAACATTACCAAGAAGTGATCTCTCCGAATCAACACAAGGTCATCATCTCTGATAGAGGGTTTCTCTCCGGCATAGGATATGCTCTGGCAAATGGCGACTTTGATTTTGATGAACTTGTGAGTCTGAACCGCTTTGCGCTTGAAGGCCATTTCCCGGACAAGGTCATTTTGTTTTTGACCGATATGAAAACTTTGGAGGAACGTACTTCTGCCAAATCTCTTGATGGCATTGAGCTTAGAGGCTTGGAGTACCTTTTAGAGGTACAAGAGCATATGAAACAGAGTATACTCAAACTTGGTATCCCTCATCTTTTTGTAGATGCAACAGAAGAGATAGAGACCATACACACACAAATAACAGACTATTTAAGGAATACACTATGA
- the coaD gene encoding pantetheine-phosphate adenylyltransferase yields the protein MSENRRAIYPGTFDPITNGHIDIISRASHMFDEIIVAVADSEAKKPMFSLEQRIDMVKAATKAFPTVKVIGFRGLLVDLSDELDANIIVRGLRAVSDFEYELQMGYANASLKKELETVYLMPSLEHAFVSSSVVRSILNFDGKIAHLVPDEAFKLIKCVI from the coding sequence ATGAGTGAGAATAGACGTGCAATATACCCTGGAACTTTTGACCCTATAACCAATGGGCATATAGACATTATCAGCCGGGCGTCCCATATGTTTGATGAGATCATCGTTGCCGTAGCAGACTCAGAGGCCAAGAAGCCGATGTTCTCACTCGAACAGCGTATTGATATGGTCAAAGCGGCAACCAAAGCGTTTCCTACAGTCAAAGTCATAGGATTTCGAGGTCTGCTTGTGGATCTTTCAGATGAGTTGGACGCGAACATCATTGTAAGAGGACTCAGAGCCGTCAGTGACTTCGAGTATGAACTCCAAATGGGTTATGCCAACGCCTCACTTAAAAAAGAGTTGGAGACCGTTTATCTCATGCCGAGCCTGGAGCATGCTTTTGTCAGTTCATCTGTGGTGCGTTCCATTTTGAACTTCGATGGGAAGATAGCACACCTTGTGCCTGATGAAGCATTTAAACTCATAAAGTGTGTCATTTAA
- a CDS encoding UbiX family flavin prenyltransferase has protein sequence MKLVVAITGASGVQLGKKFVDFLPGHIDVHVIVSDNALTVESFENKNVTLHASENIAASVSSGSFRVDATAIIPCSMNTLAKVACGISDNLATRVAAVAIKEQKKLLLAPRELPFSAIALENMQKLATLGVIIAPPVMGYYSESSSLEDMEKFIIGKWYDVLGIDNNLYERWSEHE, from the coding sequence ATGAAACTTGTTGTGGCAATTACCGGTGCAAGTGGTGTTCAACTGGGTAAGAAATTTGTTGACTTTTTACCTGGGCACATCGATGTACATGTGATCGTTTCCGATAATGCCCTCACTGTAGAGTCTTTTGAAAACAAAAATGTCACTCTACACGCCAGTGAGAATATTGCAGCCTCTGTCTCTTCGGGTTCGTTTAGGGTGGATGCAACAGCGATCATTCCTTGCAGTATGAACACTTTGGCGAAGGTCGCATGCGGGATCAGTGACAACCTTGCCACACGCGTTGCAGCCGTAGCGATCAAGGAGCAGAAAAAGTTGCTACTTGCACCCCGGGAGTTACCGTTTTCTGCCATAGCGTTGGAGAATATGCAAAAACTGGCAACACTGGGGGTCATCATCGCACCGCCTGTGATGGGATACTACTCTGAATCATCTTCCCTGGAGGATATGGAGAAGTTCATCATCGGAAAGTGGTATGATGTGTTAGGTATTGACAATAATCTATATGAAAGATGGAGTGAACATGAGTGA
- a CDS encoding NAD(P)/FAD-dependent oxidoreductase → MKKVVVIGGGYGGLRAIEKLSKYEDIDITLIDKNPYHYLQTEAYGYIAGQFDMHDVAIDLQNWCEGFKERVAFIHQEVTSIDFGQKSVHLDGIELFYDYLIIATGAKTNFFSFIEGLRENSFGVKNLQRAHNFRIKFENIIYKKLQHEEGSREGELNIVVGGAGLSGVEVAAEMAYVLDDYSKTIGDTAKEIHIYLIDASDTILPGMGQYSIDNTKKRLEALGVKILTGAFINTVDTTHVHFKNGEKLPYSFMIFTGGIKASSLNDTIENEKNRINQLIASPELNIQGTKDVFAIGDCVEIRDSEGNILPPTAQIAEKSAEYVAKTIRQRIDGVPSQPFDSSVSGVFIALGGKYAVGEMFRYIKVKGYIAYLLKKAITYAYYLGLRLRINTGFKNRIR, encoded by the coding sequence ATGAAAAAAGTAGTAGTGATCGGTGGAGGGTATGGTGGACTTAGAGCCATCGAAAAGCTATCGAAATATGAAGATATAGATATCACACTGATCGATAAAAATCCCTATCATTATTTACAAACCGAGGCGTATGGCTATATCGCGGGTCAATTCGATATGCATGATGTTGCAATCGATCTGCAAAATTGGTGTGAAGGATTTAAAGAGAGAGTAGCCTTCATCCATCAAGAGGTGACTTCTATCGATTTCGGGCAGAAGAGCGTACATTTGGATGGGATAGAACTCTTTTATGATTATCTTATCATTGCAACAGGCGCAAAAACAAACTTCTTTTCATTTATAGAGGGTTTGAGAGAGAACAGTTTCGGTGTGAAAAACCTGCAAAGGGCACACAATTTCAGGATAAAGTTTGAAAACATTATCTACAAAAAATTGCAGCATGAAGAGGGCTCTAGAGAAGGGGAACTCAATATCGTGGTTGGGGGAGCGGGACTTAGCGGTGTTGAAGTGGCTGCTGAGATGGCTTATGTGCTGGATGATTACAGTAAAACGATCGGAGATACAGCAAAAGAGATACATATTTATCTTATCGATGCAAGCGATACCATACTCCCGGGTATGGGGCAATACAGTATCGACAATACCAAGAAGAGATTGGAAGCACTGGGTGTCAAGATCCTTACAGGTGCTTTTATCAACACGGTTGACACGACACATGTACATTTCAAAAACGGTGAAAAACTACCCTATAGTTTCATGATCTTCACAGGCGGGATCAAAGCATCATCACTCAATGATACGATCGAGAATGAGAAAAACCGTATCAATCAGCTCATTGCAAGCCCGGAGCTCAATATTCAAGGCACAAAAGATGTCTTTGCCATAGGTGATTGTGTGGAGATCAGAGACTCAGAAGGTAACATTTTACCTCCCACGGCACAAATTGCCGAAAAAAGTGCAGAGTATGTAGCCAAAACCATTAGACAGCGCATAGACGGTGTACCATCTCAACCATTTGATTCGAGTGTTTCGGGTGTCTTTATCGCATTGGGCGGAAAGTATGCAGTAGGTGAAATGTTCCGGTATATCAAAGTGAAAGGGTACATTGCGTATCTACTTAAAAAAGCGATCACATATGCCTATTATCTGGGGCTGCGCTTGCGTATCAATACAGGGTTTAAAAATCGTATCAGATAG